The following proteins come from a genomic window of Actinomycetota bacterium:
- a CDS encoding iron-siderophore ABC transporter substrate-binding protein: MNATRTRRPRGSAILAGVGVSAVALTLAACGSGDSGGSTPSGSAASVGTLKLAVSTTDATQIQPV, translated from the coding sequence CTGAACGCGACACGTACCCGCCGACCGCGGGGCAGCGCCATTCTCGCCGGTGTCGGTGTGTCGGCGGTGGCGCTGACGTTGGCCGCCTGCGGCAGCGGCGACAGCGGCGGTTCAACGCCGTCGGGGTCGGCTGCCTCCGTAGGCACCCTGAAGCTCGCGGTGTCGACCACGGACGCGACGCAGATCCAGCCCGTGG
- a CDS encoding GuaB1 family IMP dehydrogenase-related protein, protein MRFSSGSSPTTDLTFDDVFLVPQRSSIPSRHDVDLTTRDATGTTIPLVAANMTAVAGRRMAETLARRGGLAVLPQDVPLTVVEEVVSWVKQRHLVYDTPLTLPPTGIVGDALALLPKRAHGALVVIDETDRPLGVVTEQDCLGADPFASVSSVMSRDLLTIAEGTDPATAFDLLASGRHRLAPVVTAEGVTLGILTRTGALRSTLYQPAVDAGGRLRIATAVGINGDVAARAAALLALGTDVLVVDTAHGHQDRMIEALQAIRALDPAVPVVAGNVVTAAGVADLAAAGADIVKVGIGPGAMCTTRMMTGVGRPQLSAILECAAAARERGISVWADGGIRQPRDVALALAAGASNVMIGSWFAGTYESPGEAHHDADGRLYKESFGMASARAVASRTAQETAYERARKGLFDEGISTSRMFLDPHRPGVEDLIDLIVAGVRSALTYTGARTLPEFYDRAVLGLQSAAGYAEGRALPAGW, encoded by the coding sequence GTGCGATTCAGTTCTGGCAGTTCGCCGACGACCGACCTGACCTTCGACGACGTATTCCTCGTACCGCAGAGGTCGTCGATCCCGTCGCGTCACGATGTCGACCTGACCACCCGGGACGCGACGGGGACCACGATCCCGCTGGTCGCGGCCAACATGACAGCGGTCGCCGGGCGCCGGATGGCCGAGACCCTCGCCCGCCGCGGCGGTCTGGCGGTCCTCCCGCAGGACGTGCCGCTGACCGTCGTCGAGGAGGTCGTCTCCTGGGTCAAGCAACGCCATCTGGTCTACGACACGCCCCTCACGCTCCCCCCGACGGGCATCGTGGGAGATGCGCTCGCGCTGCTGCCCAAGCGGGCCCACGGCGCACTCGTGGTCATCGACGAGACGGACCGGCCGCTGGGCGTGGTCACCGAACAGGACTGCCTCGGTGCCGACCCCTTCGCTTCGGTCAGCTCGGTGATGAGCCGGGACCTTCTGACCATCGCCGAGGGCACCGATCCAGCGACGGCATTCGATCTGCTGGCCAGCGGACGGCATCGGTTGGCCCCGGTGGTGACGGCCGAGGGGGTGACGCTGGGCATTCTGACCAGGACCGGCGCCTTGCGGTCCACCCTGTACCAACCGGCGGTGGATGCCGGTGGCCGCCTGCGGATCGCCACGGCCGTGGGCATCAACGGCGACGTCGCCGCCCGCGCGGCAGCTCTGCTGGCCCTGGGCACCGACGTCCTGGTGGTCGACACAGCGCACGGACACCAGGACCGGATGATCGAGGCGCTGCAGGCGATCCGGGCCCTGGACCCGGCCGTCCCGGTGGTGGCCGGCAACGTGGTGACCGCGGCAGGGGTCGCCGACCTGGCCGCTGCCGGCGCCGACATCGTCAAGGTGGGTATCGGGCCGGGAGCCATGTGCACGACCCGCATGATGACCGGGGTGGGACGGCCGCAACTGTCGGCGATTCTCGAGTGCGCCGCCGCGGCGCGAGAGCGGGGAATCTCGGTGTGGGCCGACGGCGGCATACGCCAGCCTCGCGACGTGGCGCTGGCCCTCGCGGCCGGCGCGTCCAACGTCATGATCGGCTCGTGGTTCGCCGGGACGTACGAGTCGCCCGGCGAGGCCCACCACGACGCCGACGGCCGGCTGTACAAGGAGAGTTTCGGTATGGCATCGGCGCGGGCCGTCGCGTCGCGGACCGCACAGGAAACGGCGTACGAGCGCGCCCGCAAAGGTCTGTTCGACGAGGGAATCTCCACGTCACGGATGTTTCTGGACCCGCACCGGCCCGGAGTCGAGGATCTGATCGACCTGATCGTCGCGGGAGTGCGGTCGGCGCTGACCTACACCGGCGCCCGTACGCTGCCGGAATTCTACGACCGCGCCGTGCTCGGACTGCAGTCCGCCGCCGGCTACGCCGAAGGTCGAGCGCTGCCTGCCGGATGGTGA
- a CDS encoding SRPBCC domain-containing protein, which produces MPGQVATAEVTINAPASRVWEALTDPDLIARYMFGARVQTDWQPGHPITWSGQYEGKPYQDKGTVLDVVAPTKLEVTHYSPLSGLPDIPDHYHHVAYHLAEAGDRTTVTLRQDGNDSAAAAAHSQQMWQAMLDGMKGVVEGRQ; this is translated from the coding sequence ATGCCTGGTCAGGTAGCGACCGCCGAGGTCACCATCAACGCGCCTGCGTCGCGGGTCTGGGAGGCGCTGACCGACCCCGACCTGATTGCCCGGTACATGTTCGGCGCTCGCGTCCAGACCGACTGGCAACCTGGACACCCGATCACCTGGAGCGGCCAGTACGAGGGCAAGCCCTACCAGGACAAGGGAACCGTGCTCGACGTCGTCGCACCGACCAAGCTCGAGGTCACTCACTACAGTCCACTGAGCGGCCTACCCGACATCCCGGATCACTACCACCACGTGGCCTATCACCTCGCCGAAGCCGGCGATCGGACGACCGTGACGTTGCGCCAGGACGGCAACGACTCGGCGGCCGCCGCGGCGCACTCGCAGCAGATGTGGCAGGCGATGCTCGACGGCATGAAGGGCGTCGTCGAAGGTCGCCAATGA
- a CDS encoding aspartate-semialdehyde dehydrogenase yields the protein MNSRPTLAVVGATGAVGSVMLELLSTRPDVWGDIRLVASPRSAGKVLTVRGRPVRVVALAPEVFDGVDVAMFDVPDEVSAEWAPIAASRGAVAVDNSGAFRMDPDVPLVVPEVNAAAARQRPRGIISNPNCTTLSMIVALGALHRRYELQELVVASYQAASGAGQAGIDALRSQVAAVAGHPQIGESAGDLRTVVTDFGPFPAPLALNVVPLAGSVKDDGWSSEELKVRNESRKILALPELRVSATCVRVPVITTHSLAVHARFASVVDADEARALLATAEGVVVVDDPAAGVFPTPADAVGTDPTWVGRIRRSLDDPTALDLFLCGDNLRKGAALNTAQIAEVVAAELVGS from the coding sequence ATGAACAGCCGGCCGACCCTGGCCGTCGTCGGCGCCACCGGCGCCGTGGGCAGCGTGATGCTGGAGTTGCTGAGTACCCGCCCGGACGTGTGGGGTGATATCCGGCTGGTCGCCTCCCCGCGTTCGGCCGGCAAGGTGCTCACCGTCCGTGGCAGGCCGGTCAGGGTCGTCGCGCTGGCCCCGGAGGTCTTCGACGGTGTCGACGTGGCGATGTTCGATGTGCCCGATGAGGTATCGGCCGAATGGGCGCCGATCGCGGCCAGCCGTGGCGCGGTCGCGGTCGACAATTCCGGTGCGTTCCGGATGGACCCCGACGTCCCGCTGGTGGTGCCTGAGGTGAACGCCGCCGCGGCCCGGCAGCGACCGCGCGGGATCATCAGCAATCCGAACTGCACGACACTGTCGATGATCGTGGCGCTGGGGGCGCTGCATCGCCGCTACGAGTTGCAGGAGCTGGTCGTCGCGTCGTACCAGGCGGCGTCCGGCGCCGGCCAGGCGGGGATCGACGCACTACGCAGCCAGGTCGCGGCCGTGGCCGGACATCCGCAGATCGGGGAGTCGGCGGGTGACCTGCGTACCGTCGTCACCGACTTCGGGCCGTTCCCAGCGCCGCTGGCGCTGAACGTGGTTCCGCTGGCCGGCTCGGTCAAGGACGACGGCTGGAGCAGCGAGGAGCTCAAGGTACGCAACGAGTCCCGCAAGATCCTGGCCCTGCCCGAGCTGCGGGTGTCGGCCACCTGCGTCCGGGTACCGGTGATCACGACGCACTCGCTGGCCGTTCACGCGCGTTTCGCGTCGGTCGTCGACGCCGACGAGGCGCGCGCGTTGCTTGCCACCGCGGAAGGCGTTGTCGTGGTGGACGATCCGGCTGCCGGCGTGTTCCCGACGCCAGCGGATGCCGTGGGTACCGATCCGACCTGGGTCGGCCGGATCCGCCGCAGCCTGGACGACCCGACCGCGTTGGATCTCTTCCTGTGCGGGGACAACCTGCGGAAGGGCGCAGCGCTCAACACGGCCCAGATCGCCGAAGTGGTTGCCGCTGAACTGGTGGGTAGCTAG
- a CDS encoding aspartate kinase codes for MGLVVQKYGGSSVADAEAVRRVASRIVDTRAAGHDVVVIVSAMGDTTDELLDLAQEVSPEPPARELDMLLTAGERISMAVLAMAIHDLGVQARSYTGSQAGLITDSAHGRARIIDVTPGRISTALAEGAVPIVAGFQGVSQDTKDVTTLGRGGSDTTAVALAAALQADVCEIYTDVDGVFTADPRVVAAARKVEFITYEEMMELAAVGAKVLHLRCVEYARRFDLPIHVRSSFSAHEGTWVMSESAVRDAYAKAAIERDTVEQPIISGVAADLNDAKITVVGVADKPGQAAAIFRALADAAVNLDMIVQNVSAAATGVTDVTFTCPQAESAQALAALEATRDSIGFQTLLFDPDVAKVSLVGAGMRSHPGVSAAFFAALAESGVNVEMISTSEIRISVVTRRADAQPAVRALHTAFGLDADGEAVVYGGTGR; via the coding sequence GTGGGACTCGTCGTCCAGAAGTACGGCGGCTCGTCGGTCGCCGACGCCGAAGCCGTCCGCCGGGTCGCCAGCCGCATCGTGGACACCCGCGCAGCCGGACACGACGTCGTCGTGATCGTCTCGGCGATGGGTGACACCACCGACGAGTTGCTCGATCTCGCGCAAGAGGTATCGCCGGAACCGCCCGCCCGTGAGCTGGACATGCTGCTCACCGCCGGCGAGCGCATCTCGATGGCGGTGCTGGCGATGGCGATCCACGACCTGGGTGTGCAGGCACGGTCGTACACCGGTTCGCAGGCCGGCCTGATCACCGACTCCGCGCACGGCCGCGCCCGCATCATCGACGTCACCCCGGGCCGTATCAGTACGGCGCTGGCCGAGGGCGCGGTCCCGATCGTCGCGGGCTTCCAGGGCGTCAGCCAGGACACCAAGGACGTGACCACCCTGGGCCGCGGTGGCTCGGACACCACCGCGGTCGCGCTGGCCGCCGCGTTGCAAGCCGACGTGTGCGAGATCTACACCGACGTCGACGGGGTCTTCACCGCCGATCCCCGCGTCGTCGCCGCCGCTCGCAAGGTCGAGTTCATCACCTACGAGGAAATGATGGAACTGGCCGCCGTCGGCGCGAAGGTGCTGCACCTGCGCTGCGTGGAGTACGCGCGGCGGTTCGATCTGCCCATCCATGTGCGCTCGTCGTTCTCGGCTCACGAGGGCACCTGGGTCATGTCCGAATCTGCCGTCCGGGACGCCTACGCGAAGGCCGCCATCGAGAGGGACACCGTGGAGCAGCCGATCATCTCCGGGGTCGCCGCCGACCTCAACGACGCGAAGATCACGGTGGTGGGGGTGGCGGACAAGCCCGGACAGGCCGCCGCGATATTCCGCGCGCTCGCCGACGCGGCGGTGAACCTGGACATGATCGTGCAGAACGTGTCGGCTGCCGCGACCGGCGTCACCGACGTGACGTTCACGTGCCCCCAGGCGGAGTCGGCGCAGGCGCTGGCCGCCTTGGAGGCGACCCGCGATTCGATCGGCTTCCAGACGCTGCTGTTCGATCCCGATGTGGCGAAGGTGTCCCTGGTGGGAGCCGGGATGCGTTCCCACCCAGGCGTTTCGGCGGCCTTCTTCGCCGCGCTGGCCGAATCCGGGGTCAACGTGGAGATGATCTCCACGTCGGAGATCCGGATCTCGGTGGTGACCCGGCGGGCCGATGCCCAGCCGGCGGTCCGGGCGCTGCACACCGCGTTCGGCCTGGATGCCGACGGCGAAGCCGTGGTGTACGGCGGGACCGGGCGATGA
- the recR gene encoding recombination protein RecR, which yields MYEGVIQDLIDELGRLPGVGPKSAQRLAFHLLQADPVDVRRLAHVLLEVKEKVRFCVTCGNVAEESECRVCRDPRRDPAVICVVEEPRDVVAIERTREFRGRYHVLGGAISPIDGVGPDDLRVRELMTRLADGTVTELILATDPNLEGEATATYLARLVQPLDLAVTRLASGLPVGGDLEYADEVTLGRAFEGRRRLDL from the coding sequence GTGTACGAGGGTGTGATCCAGGACCTCATCGACGAACTCGGACGGTTGCCCGGGGTCGGTCCGAAGAGCGCTCAGCGCTTGGCTTTTCATCTGCTGCAGGCGGATCCGGTCGACGTACGCCGGCTGGCCCACGTCCTGCTGGAGGTGAAGGAGAAGGTTCGTTTCTGCGTCACCTGCGGCAACGTGGCCGAGGAGAGCGAATGCCGGGTGTGCCGGGACCCGCGGCGCGATCCCGCAGTGATCTGCGTCGTCGAGGAGCCCCGCGACGTGGTGGCGATCGAACGGACCCGGGAGTTCCGGGGTCGGTATCACGTGCTGGGCGGCGCGATCAGCCCCATCGACGGGGTCGGCCCGGATGATCTGCGGGTCCGCGAACTGATGACGCGGCTGGCTGACGGCACGGTGACCGAACTGATCCTCGCCACCGACCCGAACCTCGAAGGCGAGGCGACCGCGACCTACCTGGCCCGCCTCGTGCAGCCCCTCGACCTGGCCGTCACCCGGCTCGCCAGCGGCCTGCCCGTGGGAGGGGACCTGGAGTACGCCGACGAGGTCACTCTTGGCCGGGCCTTCGAGGGCCGGCGTCGGCTGGACCTGTAA
- a CDS encoding DNA polymerase III subunit gamma and tau, with protein sequence MSLALYRTYRPGRLSEVVGQEHVTEPLRRALERDLVHHAYLFSGPRGCGKTSTARILARSLNCEQGPTPDPCGVCPSCVDLAPNGPGSLDVIELDAASHGGVDDTRDLRERAMFAPAASRYKIYIIDEAHMVTSAGFNALLKLVEEPPEHVRFMFATTEVDKVLPTIRSRTHNYTFRLIPAKVLTEHLAAVCDAEGVAYERTALTLVARAGAGSARDAMSILGQLIAGAGPDGLTYADAVQQLGATDAALLDTVVEALAVGDGAALFAAVDRVVDAGHDPRRFVTDLLERVRDLVVLNAVPDAATRGLVDGPDDLLARMTTQAESFGLPELSRAGDVISAGLTELKGATAPRLALELLCARLLLPAAAADPAALAARVDRLERRLTGAGPLPAETPIARTPGGPPAPDTPMARSAAGPAPTDDGPGDVAGAPAAQSPGPARPARPAESTRSVAAVAESPSRPPVPPVPAGSPASSGPPVPPVPAGPPARPAAAVRSATASRPTAPAPDASSALPADDAGAVSPAVRPAGDIGSARAQWPAVLDALKARSRVAWMGFESSIPLSWDDGTLAVGVPAQGTLVNIREGGRDEQLRQAVLDVLQVEVRIAVVLDPGVGSRTPVAAAGDVPSAPSGPPPVVPDEPERDDPEEPSAGLTGVDLALRELGATKIGEIENG encoded by the coding sequence ATGTCGCTCGCGCTGTACCGCACGTACCGGCCGGGCCGACTGTCCGAGGTCGTCGGCCAGGAGCACGTCACCGAGCCGCTACGGCGGGCGCTCGAGCGCGATCTGGTCCACCACGCGTACCTGTTCTCCGGCCCGCGCGGCTGCGGCAAGACCTCGACCGCCCGCATCCTGGCCCGCTCGTTGAACTGCGAGCAGGGCCCGACGCCGGACCCGTGCGGGGTGTGTCCGTCCTGCGTCGACCTGGCCCCCAACGGTCCGGGCTCCCTCGACGTCATCGAACTCGACGCCGCCTCGCACGGGGGAGTGGACGACACCCGTGACCTGCGTGAGCGGGCGATGTTCGCCCCCGCCGCGTCGCGCTACAAGATCTACATCATCGACGAGGCCCACATGGTGACCTCGGCCGGCTTCAACGCCTTGCTCAAGCTGGTGGAGGAACCGCCGGAGCATGTGCGTTTCATGTTCGCCACGACCGAGGTCGACAAGGTCCTGCCGACGATCCGGTCCCGGACCCACAACTACACGTTCCGGCTGATTCCGGCGAAGGTGCTGACCGAACACCTCGCGGCGGTCTGCGACGCCGAAGGCGTTGCGTACGAACGTACGGCGTTGACCCTCGTCGCTCGCGCCGGCGCGGGCAGCGCGCGGGACGCGATGTCGATCCTCGGCCAGCTCATCGCCGGGGCCGGCCCGGACGGCTTGACGTACGCCGATGCGGTGCAGCAACTGGGGGCCACGGACGCCGCGCTGCTGGACACCGTGGTCGAGGCGCTGGCCGTCGGCGACGGTGCCGCGCTGTTCGCCGCCGTGGACCGCGTCGTCGACGCCGGGCACGATCCACGCCGGTTCGTCACCGACCTGCTGGAGCGGGTGCGCGACCTGGTCGTGCTCAACGCCGTCCCGGACGCTGCGACCCGCGGTCTGGTGGATGGGCCGGACGATCTGCTCGCCCGCATGACGACGCAGGCGGAGTCCTTCGGGCTGCCCGAGTTGTCCCGTGCCGGGGACGTCATCAGCGCCGGGCTGACCGAGCTCAAGGGCGCCACGGCACCCCGGTTGGCCCTGGAACTGCTGTGCGCCCGGCTATTGCTGCCCGCGGCGGCTGCGGACCCGGCGGCCCTGGCGGCCCGGGTCGACCGGCTGGAGCGACGGCTGACCGGGGCCGGCCCGCTGCCGGCCGAGACGCCGATCGCCCGCACTCCTGGTGGTCCGCCCGCACCGGACACGCCGATGGCCCGGAGTGCGGCCGGCCCGGCGCCGACCGACGACGGGCCCGGTGACGTCGCTGGCGCCCCCGCAGCCCAGAGCCCCGGCCCCGCGAGGCCGGCGCGTCCGGCGGAGTCGACGCGATCGGTTGCCGCCGTAGCAGAATCGCCGTCCAGGCCGCCAGTGCCGCCGGTGCCGGCTGGGTCGCCAGCATCGTCCGGCCCGCCAGTGCCGCCAGTACCGGCTGGGCCGCCGGCACGCCCGGCAGCCGCCGTACGGTCGGCGACCGCCAGCCGCCCGACGGCTCCCGCTCCCGATGCCAGTAGCGCCCTGCCGGCCGACGACGCCGGTGCTGTCTCCCCGGCTGTCCGCCCCGCCGGCGACATCGGCTCGGCCAGAGCACAGTGGCCGGCCGTGCTCGACGCGCTGAAAGCCCGCAGTCGAGTGGCGTGGATGGGTTTCGAGAGTTCCATCCCGTTGTCCTGGGACGACGGCACGCTGGCGGTCGGCGTTCCGGCGCAGGGCACGCTGGTGAACATCCGCGAGGGTGGCCGCGACGAGCAACTGCGTCAGGCGGTCCTGGACGTGCTGCAGGTCGAGGTGCGCATCGCGGTGGTCCTGGATCCCGGCGTGGGCAGCCGGACGCCGGTGGCCGCCGCCGGCGACGTGCCATCGGCCCCGTCCGGGCCGCCGCCGGTCGTGCCGGACGAACCGGAGCGCGACGATCCCGAGGAGCCGTCCGCCGGCCTGACCGGGGTCGACCTGGCCCTGCGCGAGTTGGGTGCCACGAAGATCGGCGAGATCGAGAACGGGTGA
- a CDS encoding type II toxin-antitoxin system VapB family antitoxin, whose translation MIFKGVGDGRPYPDHGFSAADWAVVPPRPVRLDELVTTKRTLDLDALLTEDSTFFGDLFAHVVRWQDTLYLEDGLHRAVRAALQQRGTLHSRVLDLDSIRGVTGPSGGPQ comes from the coding sequence GTGATCTTCAAGGGTGTCGGCGACGGGCGCCCCTACCCCGACCACGGGTTCAGCGCGGCGGACTGGGCTGTCGTCCCGCCGCGGCCCGTCCGGCTCGACGAACTGGTCACGACCAAGCGGACGCTCGACCTGGACGCGCTGCTGACCGAGGACTCCACGTTCTTCGGTGACCTGTTCGCGCATGTCGTGCGGTGGCAGGACACGTTGTATTTGGAAGATGGCCTGCACCGCGCCGTGCGGGCGGCGCTGCAGCAGCGGGGCACCCTGCACTCCCGCGTACTCGATCTGGATTCGATCCGGGGCGTGACCGGACCGAGCGGAGGGCCACAATGA
- a CDS encoding LytR family transcriptional regulator, producing the protein MTLLGSSGPLPGGPGRRRSWVGTAVFVVIAMAVLFAAALGITWYLRGDSTTPEASPSSSAPRPCTTVTLVPGTGLPKPGQVTVNVYNATTRPGLAADTSTVLKSRGFVVGKVANDPLQKTITAPAEIRHGATGLAGAQLAAYYVPGAILLADPRTDATVDVVLGTGFTSVAGAKAVQRALTQPTPVASGPGCSPTAAPSTAASSAPASSGSTTGSRSASPAAS; encoded by the coding sequence ATGACGCTGCTCGGCTCGAGCGGTCCGCTGCCCGGCGGACCCGGTCGTCGCCGTTCCTGGGTGGGGACGGCGGTGTTCGTGGTGATCGCGATGGCGGTGCTGTTCGCGGCAGCGCTGGGCATCACGTGGTACCTGCGCGGCGACTCCACCACGCCGGAAGCCTCGCCGTCGTCGTCGGCCCCGCGGCCCTGTACGACGGTGACCCTCGTGCCCGGGACCGGTCTGCCGAAGCCGGGCCAGGTCACGGTGAACGTGTACAACGCCACCACCCGGCCCGGCCTGGCCGCTGACACCAGCACCGTCCTGAAGTCGCGCGGCTTCGTCGTCGGCAAGGTCGCCAACGATCCGCTGCAGAAGACCATCACGGCGCCCGCCGAGATCCGGCACGGTGCCACCGGGCTCGCCGGCGCGCAGCTCGCGGCGTACTACGTCCCCGGCGCGATCCTGCTGGCCGACCCCCGCACCGACGCCACCGTCGACGTCGTGCTGGGCACCGGCTTCACCAGCGTCGCCGGCGCCAAGGCGGTGCAACGAGCCCTCACCCAGCCCACGCCTGTCGCCTCGGGTCCGGGTTGTTCACCTACTGCTGCGCCCTCGACGGCCGCATCGTCGGCACCGGCGTCGTCCGGCTCGACGACCGGGTCACGCTCGGCGAGCCCCGCAGCGTCCTGA
- a CDS encoding nitroreductase family deazaflavin-dependent oxidoreductase — protein MPNKWNEKIIAEFRANEGKVGGPFEGSPLVLLTTRGAKTGTSHTTPVMYLADGDRVVVFASVGGGPRNPDWYYNLLAHPEVSVEQGTQSYDAVARPLQGEERDRLYARQAELFPVFADYEVKAPRVIPVVGLERV, from the coding sequence GTGCCCAACAAGTGGAACGAGAAGATCATCGCCGAGTTCCGGGCGAATGAGGGCAAGGTCGGTGGCCCGTTCGAGGGCTCGCCCTTGGTGCTGCTGACGACTCGCGGTGCGAAGACGGGGACCAGCCACACCACTCCGGTCATGTACCTGGCCGACGGGGACCGGGTCGTCGTGTTCGCGTCGGTGGGCGGCGGGCCGCGAAACCCGGATTGGTACTACAACCTGCTCGCGCATCCCGAGGTCAGCGTCGAGCAGGGGACGCAGTCGTACGACGCCGTTGCCCGCCCGCTGCAAGGCGAGGAACGCGATCGGCTGTATGCGCGGCAGGCCGAACTGTTTCCGGTCTTCGCCGACTACGAGGTGAAGGCGCCGCGCGTCATCCCGGTCGTCGGGCTCGAACGGGTCTGA
- a CDS encoding OsmC family peroxiredoxin, whose product MATRTARTGWNGTLQEGSGKVELSSSGLGTFDVSFPRRTADDADGWTSPEELIAAAHSACFSMALSNIVAQAGGTPQALDVTAAVTLGPDPAGGSRLTGITITVRGEVEGLDNAGFVAAAEKAKVGCPVSKALTGVEVTLDAALA is encoded by the coding sequence ATGGCCACGCGTACCGCCCGCACTGGATGGAACGGCACCTTGCAGGAGGGCTCAGGCAAGGTCGAGTTGTCCAGCTCCGGCCTGGGGACGTTCGACGTGTCGTTCCCGCGCCGTACGGCCGACGACGCCGACGGTTGGACCAGCCCGGAGGAGCTCATCGCGGCCGCACATTCGGCGTGCTTCTCGATGGCCCTGTCGAACATCGTGGCCCAGGCCGGTGGCACGCCGCAGGCCCTCGACGTGACCGCGGCCGTCACCCTGGGTCCGGACCCGGCCGGTGGTTCGCGGTTGACCGGCATCACGATCACCGTGCGAGGCGAGGTCGAAGGCCTCGACAACGCCGGTTTCGTTGCGGCCGCGGAGAAGGCGAAGGTCGGCTGTCCGGTCAGCAAGGCGCTGACCGGCGTCGAGGTCACGTTGGACGCCGCGCTCGCCTGA
- a CDS encoding nucleoside deaminase translates to MSAALTLAREAVDAGEIPVGAVVLDADGVVVGSGRNERERSGDPTAHAEVVALRAAARARGTWRLDGCTLAVTLEPCPMCAGAIVLARVDRLVFGAYNEEYGAAGSLWDLVRDRRLSHRPEVVAGVRAQECRDLLQSFFAPRRV, encoded by the coding sequence ATCTCGGCCGCGTTGACGCTGGCGCGCGAGGCGGTCGACGCCGGTGAGATCCCCGTCGGAGCCGTCGTCCTCGACGCCGACGGCGTGGTGGTCGGTTCGGGGCGGAACGAACGCGAACGCTCAGGCGACCCCACCGCGCACGCAGAAGTGGTCGCGCTGCGGGCCGCGGCCCGCGCCCGGGGCACCTGGCGACTGGACGGCTGCACGCTCGCGGTCACGCTGGAGCCGTGCCCGATGTGCGCGGGCGCGATCGTGCTGGCCCGGGTCGACCGGCTGGTCTTCGGTGCCTACAACGAGGAGTACGGCGCCGCCGGGTCGCTGTGGGACCTCGTCCGCGACCGCCGGCTGTCGCATCGGCCCGAGGTGGTGGCCGGCGTACGAGCGCAGGAGTGCCGTGACCTGCTGCAGTCCTTCTTCGCCCCGCGGCGGGTCTGA